Proteins co-encoded in one Helicoverpa zea isolate HzStark_Cry1AcR chromosome 30, ilHelZeax1.1, whole genome shotgun sequence genomic window:
- the LOC124644705 gene encoding zinc finger protein 239-like isoform X2: MSYIELETVRPSVIKYAPKKSQKESSPIEPTAEKVPPKRATSKRSLRKLKPKYCTPNSKIWRPYAKEKQFKCDICKSSFDNKALLKRHILIHSVKRPYNCTVCKKSFIKESLLKTHLSSHTGEKPHKCNLCDCSFMLPIDLKRHNFTHTGEKPYKCDSCDSAFRQPGDLKRHMRKHTGEKPYKCNICHKNFAQLHGLKKHNLIHTGEKDFKCEECDKAFSNADALKTHVRIHSDEQPHKCDVCERRFTQLEGLKKHYRIHTGEKRYKCETCAKEFRDSGDLKKHVRIHTARMGPVARTARGLSQFCSLQE; this comes from the exons ATGTCATATATTGAGCTTGAGACTGTCCGTCCCTCCGTCATCAAGTATGCACCAAAGAAAAGCCAGAAGGAATCCAGTCCAATTGAACCGACTGCAGAAAAGGTGCCCCCAAAAAGGGCAACATCCAAACGCAGTCTACGTAAACTGAAACCAAAGTACTGCACCCCTAACTCCAAGATATGGAGACCGTATGCCAAAGAAAAACAATTCAAATGTGATATTTGTAAGTCTAGTTTTGACAATAAAGCTCTTTTGAAAAGACATATTTTGATACACTCTGTTAAAAGACCTTACAACTGTACTGTTTGTAAAAAGAGCTTTATAAAAGAGAGTCTTTTGAAGACGCACCTCAGTTCTCATACGGGGGAAAAGCCTCATAAATGTAACTTATGTGATTGCAGTTTTATGCTGCCAATAGATTTGAAAAGGCACAACTTTACTCATACTGGTGAGAAACCTTATAAATGTGATAGCTGTGACAGTGCGTTCCGTCAACCCGGTGACTTGAAAAGACATATGCGGAAACATACCGGAGAAAAACCATACAAATGTAATATATGCCATAAGAACTTTGCTCAACTGCACGGATTGAAGAAACACAACCTTATACACACTGGTGAAAAGGATTTTAAGTGTGAGGAGTGTGATAAAGCGTTCAGTAATGCGGACGCTTTGAAGACTCATGTCCGCATTCACAGCGATGAACAACCACATAAATGTGATGTCTGTGAACGTCGTTTCACACAGCTAGAAGGTCTTAAGAAACACTACAGAATCCACACAGGAGAAAAACGGTATAAATGTGAAACTTGTGCCAAAGAGTTTAGAGATTCCGGTGATTTGAAAAAGCATGTGCGCATACATACAG CAAGAATGGGGCCTGTGGCAAGAACAGCCAGGGGCCTGTCGCAATTCTGCTCGTTGCAAGAATAA
- the LOC124644705 gene encoding zinc finger protein 501-like isoform X1, translated as MSYIELETVRPSVIKYAPKKSQKESSPIEPTAEKVPPKRATSKRSLRKLKPKYCTPNSKIWRPYAKEKQFKCDICKSSFDNKALLKRHILIHSVKRPYNCTVCKKSFIKESLLKTHLSSHTGEKPHKCNLCDCSFMLPIDLKRHNFTHTGEKPYKCDSCDSAFRQPGDLKRHMRKHTGEKPYKCNICHKNFAQLHGLKKHNLIHTGEKDFKCEECDKAFSNADALKTHVRIHSDEQPHKCDVCERRFTQLEGLKKHYRIHTGEKRYKCETCAKEFRDSGDLKKHVRIHTGEKPFKCDKCPESFKERGHLKRHVRIHTNEKPYSCSICLKSTFRDASDRRKHIRTHLSETPHKCDICNETFKYKPTLKSHLAKHEKNKIVIH; from the coding sequence ATGTCATATATTGAGCTTGAGACTGTCCGTCCCTCCGTCATCAAGTATGCACCAAAGAAAAGCCAGAAGGAATCCAGTCCAATTGAACCGACTGCAGAAAAGGTGCCCCCAAAAAGGGCAACATCCAAACGCAGTCTACGTAAACTGAAACCAAAGTACTGCACCCCTAACTCCAAGATATGGAGACCGTATGCCAAAGAAAAACAATTCAAATGTGATATTTGTAAGTCTAGTTTTGACAATAAAGCTCTTTTGAAAAGACATATTTTGATACACTCTGTTAAAAGACCTTACAACTGTACTGTTTGTAAAAAGAGCTTTATAAAAGAGAGTCTTTTGAAGACGCACCTCAGTTCTCATACGGGGGAAAAGCCTCATAAATGTAACTTATGTGATTGCAGTTTTATGCTGCCAATAGATTTGAAAAGGCACAACTTTACTCATACTGGTGAGAAACCTTATAAATGTGATAGCTGTGACAGTGCGTTCCGTCAACCCGGTGACTTGAAAAGACATATGCGGAAACATACCGGAGAAAAACCATACAAATGTAATATATGCCATAAGAACTTTGCTCAACTGCACGGATTGAAGAAACACAACCTTATACACACTGGTGAAAAGGATTTTAAGTGTGAGGAGTGTGATAAAGCGTTCAGTAATGCGGACGCTTTGAAGACTCATGTCCGCATTCACAGCGATGAACAACCACATAAATGTGATGTCTGTGAACGTCGTTTCACACAGCTAGAAGGTCTTAAGAAACACTACAGAATCCACACAGGAGAAAAACGGTATAAATGTGAAACTTGTGCCAAAGAGTTTAGAGATTCCGGTGATTTGAAAAAGCATGTGCGCATACATACAGGTGAGAAACCTTTCAAATGTGATAAGTGTCCGGAGAGTTTTAAAGAAAGAGGTCATTTGAAACGTCATGTCCGCATTCATACAAATGAGAAGCCGTATAGCTGTAGTATTTGTCTGAAGTCTACGTTCAGAGATGCGAGTGACCGTAGAAAGCATATACGCACACATTTGAGTGAGACTCCGCATAAATGTGATATTTGTAATGAGACCTTCAAGTATAAGCCAACGTTGAAATCACATCTTGCTAAGcatgagaaaaataaaattgttattcatTAA
- the LOC124644593 gene encoding GDNF-inducible zinc finger protein 1-like isoform X1 — MGQRYMYGTQSSLTTVLLNDVHPHTIYINDCNLHLDVKTCDDENDEIGEQYDGNICELNEAEDSVKTEGVKENKEPQKPKNNRWAKKRALQNKKPKFKIITEYSKDYFRKIELDNKELPLFMQSERDSEYFKSKRYKCEKCVLVFSSEKFLQKHDNKYHSKSTPYTCDICSSSLSNKRLLSRHVKSHYNKYSCTICDFTCFDKSQTKWHFQKSHRRIFQCVKCELKFGCRKEFFRHYKQWHEKFICDYCGISFKMRYCIKDHIRKQHGEFVCVTCNKRWARYNGLWLHNKTTHAPRQSAYCVECDTHYADVYRYRWHLANSAKHTKHKKHRIPCPGCDKIFSKNIYMKDHYNLVHLKHYKYRCEQCDKNFIRNADLVKHTRRVHEGILPPKNKICYMCGRGFSTNKILTNHLRTHTGEKPFACTICNARFAQSTALSAHARAIHHTVQKHV; from the exons ATGGGGCag AGGTACATGTATGGCACTCAGTCAAGCCTAACCACTGTATTACTGAATGATGTACATCCCCATACAATTTACATCAATGATTGTAACTTACATTTAGACGTTAAAACCTGTGATGATGAAAATGATGAAATTGGTGAACAATATGATGGTAATATTTGTGAACTAAATGAAGCTGAAGATTCTGTGAAGACTGAAGGAGTTAAGGAGAATAAAG aacCACAAAAACCGAAAAACAATCGCTGGGCTAAAAAACGAGCTTTGCAAAACAAAAAACcgaaattcaaaattatcaCCGAGTATTCTAAAGATTACTTCAGAAAGATAGAGTTAGATAATAAGGAGTTACCTTTATTTATGCAGAGTGAAAGAGACAGCGAATACTTTAAATCAAAACGGTATAAATGTGAGAAATgtgttttggtattttcaaGTGAAAAGTTTCTTCAGAAACATGACAATAAATATCATAGTAAG TCAACCCCATACACCTGTGATATttgttcatcatcattatcaaacAAACGCCTATTATCGCGCCATGTGAAATCGCACTATAATAAGTACAGCTGCACAATATGCGACTTTACTTGCTTCGATAAATCGCAGACGAAATGGCACTTTCAGAAATCGCATAGGAGAATATTTCAGTGTGTTAAGTGTGAATTGAAATTTGG gtgtCGAAAAGAATTCTTTAGACATTACAAACAATGGCACGAAAAGTTTATCTGTGATTACTGTGGGATTAGCTTCAAAATGAGATATTGTATCAAGGATCATATTAG AAAACAGCACGGCGAATTCGTATGCGTCACGTGCAACAAGCGCTGGGCCCGCTACAACGGGCTCTGGCTTCACAACAAGACGACGCACGCGCCCCGCCAGTCCGCCTATTGCGTCGAGTGCGATACTCACTACGCAGACGTGTATAGATACAGGTGGCACCTCGCTAACAGTGCTAAACATACCAAGCATAAGAAACATCG gATCCCCTGTCCAGGGTGTGATAAAATATTCTCAAAGAACATCTACATGAAGGATCATTATAATTTAGTGCATCTGAAGCATTATAAATATCGGTGTGAACAATGCGATAAG aatttcATCCGCAATGCTGATTTAGTGAAACACACTAGGCGAGTCCACGAAGGCATATTACCCCCCAAGAATAAAATCTGCTACATGTGCGGTAGAGGATTTTCT ACCAACAAGATCTTAACGAACCACCTTCGCACCCACACGGGAGAGAAACCATTCGCGTGTACTATATGTAACGCTCGCTTCGCTCAGAGCACGGCGCTGTCCGCTCACGCGAGGGCCATACACCATACTGTGCAGAAACATGTTTAA
- the LOC124644593 gene encoding GDNF-inducible zinc finger protein 1-like isoform X2: MYGTQSSLTTVLLNDVHPHTIYINDCNLHLDVKTCDDENDEIGEQYDGNICELNEAEDSVKTEGVKENKEPQKPKNNRWAKKRALQNKKPKFKIITEYSKDYFRKIELDNKELPLFMQSERDSEYFKSKRYKCEKCVLVFSSEKFLQKHDNKYHSKSTPYTCDICSSSLSNKRLLSRHVKSHYNKYSCTICDFTCFDKSQTKWHFQKSHRRIFQCVKCELKFGCRKEFFRHYKQWHEKFICDYCGISFKMRYCIKDHIRKQHGEFVCVTCNKRWARYNGLWLHNKTTHAPRQSAYCVECDTHYADVYRYRWHLANSAKHTKHKKHRIPCPGCDKIFSKNIYMKDHYNLVHLKHYKYRCEQCDKNFIRNADLVKHTRRVHEGILPPKNKICYMCGRGFSTNKILTNHLRTHTGEKPFACTICNARFAQSTALSAHARAIHHTVQKHV, encoded by the exons ATGTATGGCACTCAGTCAAGCCTAACCACTGTATTACTGAATGATGTACATCCCCATACAATTTACATCAATGATTGTAACTTACATTTAGACGTTAAAACCTGTGATGATGAAAATGATGAAATTGGTGAACAATATGATGGTAATATTTGTGAACTAAATGAAGCTGAAGATTCTGTGAAGACTGAAGGAGTTAAGGAGAATAAAG aacCACAAAAACCGAAAAACAATCGCTGGGCTAAAAAACGAGCTTTGCAAAACAAAAAACcgaaattcaaaattatcaCCGAGTATTCTAAAGATTACTTCAGAAAGATAGAGTTAGATAATAAGGAGTTACCTTTATTTATGCAGAGTGAAAGAGACAGCGAATACTTTAAATCAAAACGGTATAAATGTGAGAAATgtgttttggtattttcaaGTGAAAAGTTTCTTCAGAAACATGACAATAAATATCATAGTAAG TCAACCCCATACACCTGTGATATttgttcatcatcattatcaaacAAACGCCTATTATCGCGCCATGTGAAATCGCACTATAATAAGTACAGCTGCACAATATGCGACTTTACTTGCTTCGATAAATCGCAGACGAAATGGCACTTTCAGAAATCGCATAGGAGAATATTTCAGTGTGTTAAGTGTGAATTGAAATTTGG gtgtCGAAAAGAATTCTTTAGACATTACAAACAATGGCACGAAAAGTTTATCTGTGATTACTGTGGGATTAGCTTCAAAATGAGATATTGTATCAAGGATCATATTAG AAAACAGCACGGCGAATTCGTATGCGTCACGTGCAACAAGCGCTGGGCCCGCTACAACGGGCTCTGGCTTCACAACAAGACGACGCACGCGCCCCGCCAGTCCGCCTATTGCGTCGAGTGCGATACTCACTACGCAGACGTGTATAGATACAGGTGGCACCTCGCTAACAGTGCTAAACATACCAAGCATAAGAAACATCG gATCCCCTGTCCAGGGTGTGATAAAATATTCTCAAAGAACATCTACATGAAGGATCATTATAATTTAGTGCATCTGAAGCATTATAAATATCGGTGTGAACAATGCGATAAG aatttcATCCGCAATGCTGATTTAGTGAAACACACTAGGCGAGTCCACGAAGGCATATTACCCCCCAAGAATAAAATCTGCTACATGTGCGGTAGAGGATTTTCT ACCAACAAGATCTTAACGAACCACCTTCGCACCCACACGGGAGAGAAACCATTCGCGTGTACTATATGTAACGCTCGCTTCGCTCAGAGCACGGCGCTGTCCGCTCACGCGAGGGCCATACACCATACTGTGCAGAAACATGTTTAA